In Arachis stenosperma cultivar V10309 chromosome 1, arast.V10309.gnm1.PFL2, whole genome shotgun sequence, one DNA window encodes the following:
- the LOC130976781 gene encoding uncharacterized protein LOC130976781 encodes MTTAMDMVNKINPEKEAWNLKVRVIRLWTVPTFTGQLLPNFMEMILVDESGCKIQATVRKTMIYRFKQLLTEGRFRTTVRDAICDFIPKSALTISPFTELLETKEDSDFLVDVVHLLVSVSEEKEYDKDGKKMKMAVMELAKNDHRIRCALFGEYVDELNRFLSSGYAEQPVVVLQLAKVKVFRGLYHVNFHFSSIPHGVSASQPIAFVGSGKNIGIEEDFMKLTPRCTVKSLDDNNRAGTFVVLAKIAKIVEDDPWWYSVCVCGRGILAKSEIYFCQFCNIHVTNMTPRFRVKVLVEDFTGVSIFVLFDREASYLLNKTCAQLFEQHLKDVDVVFGTQSPPIFQEIVGKTMLFKVLSSPVGMEKFKGTYTVRRVCDDAAILGMFELSGSDLSPEKAGFVLKGEGSFGEPSKVTESSNLGLTPSSCSELFAGLPQFTQPESSVVDLGADEDAKCPLLKRKYADAVVDKLNEMDSSENSSDEVDESEEASSEYVAGVNRGSVDAEKDVKPLLKRLRRSLRLQFDEADESRGAGNDGSSGHGVN; translated from the exons ATGACAACTGCTATGGATATGGTTAATAAGATTAATCCTGAGAAGGAAGCATGGAACCTCAAAGTTAGGGTGATTAGGCTTTGGACTGTTCCAACTTTCACTGGTCAACTTCTCCCAAATTTCATGGAGATGATTTTGGTTGATGAATCT GGGTGCAAGATACAAGCTACTGTTCGGAAGACTATGATTTACAGGTTCAAACAACTTCTCACCGAGGGTCGA TTCAGGACCACTGTTAGGGATGCTATCTGCGATTTTATTCCAAAATCTGCTCTTACAATCTCTCCATTCACTGAACTTTTGGAAACTAAAGAGGATTCCGATTTCTTAGTTG ATGTGGTGCATCTGTTGGTCTCTGTGTCGGAAGAGAAAGAATATGATAAAGAtggaaagaagatgaagatggcTGTGATGGAACTTGCTAAAAATGA TCACAGGATTCGGTGTGCCTTATTTGGTGAATATGTTGACGAACTTAATCGATTTCTGTCTTCTGGGTATGCTGAACAGCCAGTTGTTGTTTTACAGCTTGCCAAAGTTAAGGTTTTTAGAGGTTTGTATCATGTAAATTTTCATTTCAG TTCTATTCCACATGGAGTTAGTGCATCCCAACCCATTGCCTTTGTTGGATCTGGAAAAAATATCGGAATAGAAGAAGATTTTATGAAGCTCACACCTAGGTGTACTGTGAAGTCGCTTGATGATAACAACCGG gcTGGAACTTTTGTTGTACTAGCGAAGATAGCTAAAATAGTTGAGGATGATCCTTGGTGGTACTCTGTTTGTGTGTGTGGTAGAGGTATTCTGGCAAAATCTGAGATTTACTTTTGTCAGTTTTGCAACATCCATGTTACAAATATGACTCCTAg GTTTAGAGTGAAGGTGTTGGTTGAGGATTTCACTGGTGTTTCTATTTTTGTCCTCTTTGATCGTGAGGCAAGCTACCTACTGAATAAGACTTGTGCCCAGCTATTTGAACAACATCTTAAGGATGTTGAT GTTGTGTTTGGCACACAGTCTCCTCCTATATTTCAAGAAATTGTTGGAAAAACTATGCTGTTCAAGGTTCTTAGTAGTCCTGTTGGGATGGAGAAATTCAAAGGGACTTATACAGTGAGGCGTGTTTGTGATGATGCTGCAATACTTGGAATGTTTGAGCTCTCTGGTTCAGATTTGAGTCCCGAAAAG GCTGGCTTTGTACTAAAAGGAGAGGGATCATTTGGGGAGCCCTCTAAGGTTACTGAATCATCGAATTTGGGATTGACTCCTTCCAGCTGCTCCGAGCTCTTTGCTGGTTTGCCTCAATTTACCCAACCAGAATCAAGTGTTGTTGACTTGGGAGCTGATGAAGATGCTAAG TGTCCTCTCCTTAAGAGAAAGTATGCTGATGCTGTGGTGGATAAGTTAAATGAAATGGATAGTTCTGAAAATTCATCTGATGAAGTTGATGAAAGTGAAGAAGCGAGTAGT GAGTATGTGGCTGGCGTTAATCGAGGCTCTGTTGATGCTGAGAAAGATGTGAAGCCTTTGTTGAAGAGGTTGAGAAGATCCTTGAGGCTGCAATTTGATGAAGCTGATGAGTCTCGTGGCGCGGGGAATGATGGCTCCTCTGGACATGGGGTTAATTGA